The genomic segment TCCCTGAAAATAATCTTCTTTGGTGATATTATGGGTAAAATTGGTCGCTTAGCCATTGCCCAAATAATGCCCCTCTGGCAAAAAAAGTATCACCCTGATTTATGGGGCGCTAATGTAGAAAACATCGCCCATGGCAAAGGCGTAACCCAAAAGACACTACAAGAGATGGCTGACTGCGGTATTGATTTTATGACTTCGGGCAATCATGTTTGGCGCAAAGAAGATGCCAATGTTTTGGCTAAATTACCGCAGTTCAATTTAGTGACACCGGAAAATGATCCGCGCACACCAGCGGGACAGGGATATAAACTGATTACTGTAAAAAAGAAAAAGTTATTGGTTATTAATTTACTAGGCCAAGAAGCTATGACTTTTTGGGGTGATGATAGTGGTGAAAAAAAAATAAAGTCACCTTTTGCTACTTTGGATCAAATACTGCACAGCTCTTTAGCTCAAGAGGCGAATTACTCTTTTGTTGATTTTCATGCCGAGCTTACCAGTGAGACCAGGGCTCTGGGCTGGCATGCTGACGGTCGTATTAATGCCCTAATTGGTACTCACACTCACATCCCCACTGCTGATGCGCAGATACTACCCCAAGGTACGGCTTACTTAACTGATGTCGGGATGGTTGGAGCCTATGAGTCGGTTCTCGGTATCAGTAAAGATATTATTGTTGATCGCTTTCTCAATCAATCAAAGATAGTTTTCAGCGCTCCGGAAAAAGGTAATTGTGAAATCAATGCCGTCTTACTAGAATTAAATAGTTTAGACAAAAACCAGTCCAAGATTAAATTACTCCGTCAAATGATTGTAGTAAAATAACTATCTGTTATAATATAAACAATAAGATATTATTATGAATGAGGCCAAAATAATTGAATCTATTGCCAGCCAAACTGGAATTAATAAAAAGGATGTCAAAAAAGTACTATCTTCCTTAGAAGACGTTTCTTTGGCAACCCTGCAAAATGGCGAAGAAATCAATTTAACTGGCTTCATCTCTATCAATCCCCGCTTACGTAGTGCTCGGACTGGTGTTGATCCGCG from the Candidatus Komeilibacteria bacterium CG_4_10_14_0_2_um_filter_37_10 genome contains:
- a CDS encoding metallophosphoesterase encodes the protein MPAKKDSLKIIFFGDIMGKIGRLAIAQIMPLWQKKYHPDLWGANVENIAHGKGVTQKTLQEMADCGIDFMTSGNHVWRKEDANVLAKLPQFNLVTPENDPRTPAGQGYKLITVKKKKLLVINLLGQEAMTFWGDDSGEKKIKSPFATLDQILHSSLAQEANYSFVDFHAELTSETRALGWHADGRINALIGTHTHIPTADAQILPQGTAYLTDVGMVGAYESVLGISKDIIVDRFLNQSKIVFSAPEKGNCEINAVLLELNSLDKNQSKIKLLRQMIVVK